One Kitasatospora sp. NBC_01287 DNA window includes the following coding sequences:
- a CDS encoding PfaD family polyunsaturated fatty acid/polyketide biosynthesis protein, with the protein MTHPPTPLHWQGAAYPSTDPAGVYQVLADLARPCFVVRTPGGIGAVSGGSAVPAASAPGGLPLLAAAAPLPPARLGSAAFLSAHGVRQPYLAGAMAGGIASADLVIALAREGFLASFGAAGLLPEAIAKALARFAAEIPGLPFAVNLIHSPSEERLEREAVDLFIEHGVRCVEASAFMALTPHIVRYRLTGLRRDAGGRVVAEHRVIAKISRTETAERFMRPAPAALVDQLLKQGRITSLQAELARQVPMADDITVEADSGGHTDRRPLPALLPSILRLRDAVQREHRYPVAIRVGAAGGLGSPIAVAAAFAMGAAYVVTGSVNQSCVESGASKATKALLAEAGIADCEMAPAADMFELGVELQVLKKGTLFPMRAKKLYELYQAHDGLEAIPAAERARLEAQLFRRPLEDVWRECVGYFQRRDPDQLARAAENPKRRMALVFRWYLGMSSRWSVAGDPDRTLDYQIWCGPAMGSFNDWVTASYLKAPGNRRVADVAHHLMRGAAFHTRLAALRTAGVQIPAAAGDYRPVPLEAALMSPAGAL; encoded by the coding sequence ATGACCCACCCGCCCACGCCACTGCACTGGCAGGGGGCCGCGTACCCGAGCACCGACCCGGCCGGTGTGTACCAGGTGCTGGCCGACCTGGCCCGCCCCTGCTTCGTCGTCCGCACCCCGGGCGGCATCGGGGCGGTCTCCGGCGGCTCCGCCGTGCCCGCCGCGAGCGCGCCCGGCGGCCTGCCGCTGCTGGCCGCCGCCGCCCCGCTGCCGCCCGCGCGGCTCGGCTCGGCCGCCTTCCTGAGCGCCCACGGGGTCCGCCAGCCCTACCTGGCGGGCGCGATGGCCGGCGGCATCGCGAGCGCCGACCTGGTGATCGCGCTGGCCCGGGAGGGCTTCCTGGCCTCCTTCGGTGCCGCCGGCCTGCTGCCCGAGGCGATCGCCAAGGCGCTGGCCCGGTTCGCGGCCGAGATCCCGGGTCTGCCGTTCGCCGTCAACCTGATCCACAGCCCGAGTGAGGAGCGGCTGGAACGGGAGGCGGTCGACCTCTTCATCGAGCACGGGGTGCGCTGCGTGGAGGCCTCGGCCTTCATGGCGCTCACGCCGCACATCGTCCGCTACCGGCTGACCGGCCTGCGCCGGGACGCCGGCGGGCGGGTGGTGGCCGAGCACCGGGTGATCGCCAAGATCTCCCGGACCGAGACCGCCGAGCGCTTCATGCGCCCGGCTCCCGCCGCGCTGGTCGACCAGTTGTTGAAGCAGGGTCGGATCACGTCGCTGCAGGCCGAGTTGGCCAGGCAGGTGCCGATGGCCGACGACATCACGGTGGAGGCCGACTCCGGCGGCCACACCGACCGGCGCCCGCTGCCCGCGCTGCTGCCCAGCATCCTGCGGCTGCGCGACGCGGTGCAGCGCGAGCACCGCTACCCGGTGGCGATCCGGGTCGGCGCGGCCGGCGGGCTGGGCAGCCCGATCGCGGTGGCCGCCGCCTTCGCGATGGGGGCTGCCTACGTGGTGACCGGCTCGGTCAACCAGTCCTGCGTGGAGTCGGGCGCCTCCAAGGCCACCAAGGCGCTGCTGGCGGAAGCCGGCATCGCCGACTGCGAGATGGCCCCGGCCGCCGACATGTTCGAACTCGGCGTCGAGCTGCAGGTGCTGAAGAAGGGCACGCTCTTCCCGATGCGGGCCAAGAAGCTCTACGAGCTCTACCAGGCCCACGACGGACTGGAGGCGATCCCGGCCGCCGAGCGGGCCCGGCTGGAGGCGCAGCTCTTCCGTCGCCCGCTGGAGGACGTCTGGCGCGAGTGCGTCGGCTACTTCCAGCGCCGCGACCCGGATCAACTGGCCCGCGCGGCCGAGAACCCCAAGCGGCGGATGGCGCTGGTCTTCCGCTGGTACCTGGGGATGAGCTCGCGCTGGTCGGTGGCCGGCGACCCGGACCGCACGCTGGACTACCAGATCTGGTGCGGCCCGGCGATGGGCAGCTTCAACGACTGGGTCACCGCCAGCTACCTCAAGGCGCCCGGCAACCGGCGGGTGGCCGACGTCGCTCACCACCTGATGCGCGGTGCCGCCTTCCACACCCGGCTGGCCGCGCTGCGCACCGCCGGGGTGCAGATCCCGGCGGCCGCGGGCGACTACCGCCCGGTCCCGCTGGAGGCCGCCCTGATGAGTCCGGCCGGTGCGCTGTGA
- a CDS encoding beta-ketoacyl synthase N-terminal-like domain-containing protein, producing the protein MSKYAIVGLSCLFPGAATPEAFWQNLSSGTDSRTEGGPSVFGPTDPRDADPRHRIYCTKGGFVRDFTFDPSGYRLRAEQLAGLDPVFQWSLQVAREALRDSGHAERTELLGRTGLVLGNYSFPTPSSARISVPLVDQAVHEGLRRAGAELPQAPWQPPADPAEARVSGAPARITAAALGLGGPRYALDAACSSALYALKLACDHLATGQADLMLAGGVCAPDPTLIHLSFSDLHAYPESGFSQPFDARSAGILTGQGAGMFAVRRLADARRDGDVIHAVIDGIGLTNDGAGRHLLVPSGAGQQRAYELAYAQADTAPGELDYLECHATGTPIGDSTEAASVAAFFGPHGELPPLGSVKGNLGHLLTVAGVSSMLKVILAMRNGELPPTIGVTEPIESAGTLVRAARPWPAGPGGRRAAVSAFGFGGTNAHVVLTDRGADADAVPPGPDPAPGTDAPGTDAPGTDAPRTDAPRTDAPAAEHPVLSALDVVGVGAHFGSFTTAAAFERAVHDGLDAFGPLPERRWRGLEATTGGALERAGLSRRTLPAGAFVDSVGLDPVDHRIPPADLRNYNLQHALISEVADEALLDAGFSRAPAAGQSAPAPRRVAVVIAMEIEPSAHLHLARHGLGERLGERLAAAGIELTERQFDKLVALARDGVHEPIVANEVLSYIGNIMASRISALWNFTGPSFTLSAEGAGTAQALQSARLLLLDPSVEAVLVGAVDLAGSPESLLLRATAPVDGAGLSFGAGSRGWRIGEGAGAVLLTRPGEGARPAYARLDAVAVRHAEPVAGVLPEADADALASAATEALAEAGITASAIGYLEAHAGGTEAQDRAELTALARVYPAGGAEFALGSAKAQLGDTQGAAAMAGLLRAVFCLHHGYLPGVPGWERPAPELAELLARGGGHLPERSRPWLRAHRDGRRHAAVSFLGAGGAHGHLVLSAERTSGALEESRWQQAGGPVLLALGAADPDGLLAELDRHRALLAEGADPFALARQAAGHLVPNGPRVVLVGRDNAELLGQLEPALRDLPQALAKGEDWATPAGSFFAASPIGPEGKVALVYPGAVNSYPGLGRDLFRAFPGLLERFEAEAATPDLTFRTARLHPRGQVTPGRRELMALEAELAEDLPFMLATGTTFAMLHTDLVREILGVRVHGAFGYSLGESSMLFATGAWRRDARRDDRISATPLFKDRLNGPRRTVRELWDLPAGTPDAAVWRSFVLLTDAGSVRAALPRHDRVFLTHVNTPGELVVAGDPAQCRALIEELGCPAARSPVSGVMHCPVVDGELAALAELNSHPTGPGGTVPGGLELLSAYDYAPVSRIEQARLADRIAHTLRSTIDFPKLVRTAYDRGFRYFIEVGPSATCTRWVRETLGEAAHVAVCADRRGVPTVRAVAQLVARLVAHGVPVDLAALLGSEPVPSASASVFATATATATAATAAGRPARLLVPVGGGASIPERVAAGARAVLGARVAVPAEPVLVGAGATGRSVPLPVPLPAPLPAPRPAARLPLEEPVPMPADPSVADPEAIAFDGEPIAFLPWTEPAAEPVAGSAAVPAAELPAPPAAVAVAGRTARPQAPAATTAAALVRELREQLMSTHSVVMETQRVLQESTLARAESLLAEPAAAPPPAVLRPAPAEPLALTPAPQAPGVLWDQADLLEFATGSLAKVFGPRFAEIDGYAKRVRLPAPPYHFVTRVTALEAETGVYQPSFIRTEYDVPEDAWYTVDGGVPPAVAIEAGQCDLLLISYLGIDFRNKGERVYRLLDSTLVFHGDLPRAGQTLRYDISINRFVTQGDTTLFFFSYLCYADGELILELKDASAGFFSQAELDTPLGVVITEKEKAARAALTRTWFKPLARTTKNLLTTADLELLAQGRPGAVFGPEHAQDEGLNPALRLPDARLRMVDEISIDRTGGPRGLGALSAVKRLDPDAWYFECHFPDDPVLAGSLVAEGAVQVLQAYLLHQGMHLVLPDARFQTIIGLQTEVQVRGQITPAHREIRYELEVRELTLLPRPSVVADVLVYLGDKPVIRMRDFGIQIREKEGTPYRPESGGVPAFLGRRNRSGEPAMINELHLAHAAKGDLGTAMGPEFDVYRDHRAPYIPNGDFQFVDRIMSLTGTRGELAPGAEMVTEYDSPADAWYYTHNSHPHLPNAVLMETSLQAAILLGYYLGATLKQPDTEYAIRNLDGRATLVKDLDLRGRTIRHRSTLLMTSAVSGAVLQNFRYELSADGEVFYTGESLFGYFSQAALANQAGLDAGRYVAPWLEEHPEALAKRIELPNDVPRFEDTGLRLPGGHFDLVDRVDLVADGGRYGRGYLHGTRAVRPDEWYFDCHFHRDPVMPGSLGVEAVLQALRLFALDQGLAEGLADPCFALATDIEMSWKYRGQILREDRELRFDVHLKEIRREADRIVLIADAELWKPGLRIYQLTDVAIEVRAQ; encoded by the coding sequence ATGAGCAAGTACGCCATTGTCGGCCTCTCCTGCCTCTTCCCGGGCGCCGCGACCCCGGAGGCTTTCTGGCAGAACCTTAGCTCCGGCACCGACAGCCGCACCGAGGGCGGCCCGTCGGTCTTCGGCCCCACCGACCCCCGGGACGCCGACCCGCGGCACCGGATCTACTGCACCAAGGGCGGCTTCGTCCGCGACTTCACCTTCGACCCGAGCGGCTACCGGCTGCGGGCCGAGCAACTGGCCGGGCTCGACCCGGTCTTCCAGTGGTCGCTGCAGGTGGCGCGCGAGGCGCTGCGGGACAGCGGGCACGCCGAGCGCACCGAGCTGCTCGGGCGCACCGGCCTGGTGCTCGGCAACTACTCCTTCCCGACCCCCTCCTCGGCCCGGATCAGCGTGCCGCTGGTGGACCAGGCGGTGCACGAGGGGTTGCGCCGGGCGGGCGCCGAGCTGCCCCAGGCGCCCTGGCAGCCACCGGCCGACCCGGCCGAGGCCCGGGTCAGCGGCGCCCCGGCCCGGATCACCGCCGCCGCGCTCGGCCTCGGCGGCCCGCGCTACGCGCTGGACGCGGCCTGCTCCTCGGCGCTCTACGCGCTCAAGCTGGCCTGCGACCACCTGGCCACCGGGCAGGCCGACCTGATGCTGGCCGGCGGCGTCTGCGCCCCGGACCCGACCCTGATCCACCTCTCCTTCTCCGACCTGCACGCCTACCCCGAGAGCGGCTTCAGCCAGCCCTTCGACGCCCGCTCGGCCGGCATCCTGACCGGCCAGGGCGCCGGGATGTTCGCGGTGCGCCGCCTCGCGGACGCCCGGCGCGACGGCGACGTGATCCACGCGGTGATCGACGGCATCGGGCTGACCAACGACGGCGCGGGCCGCCACCTGCTGGTCCCCAGCGGCGCCGGCCAGCAGCGCGCCTACGAACTCGCCTACGCCCAGGCGGACACCGCCCCGGGTGAGCTCGACTACCTGGAGTGCCACGCCACCGGCACCCCGATCGGTGACAGCACCGAGGCCGCCTCGGTGGCCGCCTTCTTCGGCCCGCACGGCGAACTGCCGCCGCTGGGCTCTGTCAAGGGCAACCTCGGCCACCTGCTCACGGTGGCCGGGGTGAGCAGCATGCTCAAGGTGATCCTGGCGATGCGCAACGGCGAGCTGCCGCCGACCATCGGGGTCACCGAGCCGATCGAGTCGGCCGGCACCCTGGTGCGCGCCGCGCGCCCGTGGCCGGCCGGGCCCGGCGGGCGCCGGGCGGCGGTCTCCGCCTTCGGCTTCGGTGGCACCAACGCCCATGTGGTGCTCACGGACCGGGGCGCCGACGCCGACGCGGTGCCGCCGGGCCCGGACCCGGCCCCGGGCACCGACGCCCCGGGCACCGACGCCCCGGGCACCGACGCACCGCGCACCGACGCACCGCGCACCGACGCACCGGCGGCCGAGCACCCGGTGCTCTCCGCGCTCGACGTGGTCGGCGTGGGCGCGCACTTCGGCTCCTTCACCACCGCGGCCGCGTTCGAGCGCGCCGTGCACGACGGCCTGGACGCCTTCGGCCCGCTGCCCGAGCGGCGCTGGCGCGGCCTGGAGGCCACCACGGGCGGCGCGCTGGAGCGGGCCGGGCTGAGCCGGCGGACGTTGCCCGCGGGGGCCTTCGTGGACTCCGTGGGCCTGGACCCGGTGGACCACCGGATCCCGCCCGCCGACCTGCGCAACTACAACCTGCAGCACGCGCTGATCTCCGAGGTCGCCGACGAGGCGCTGCTGGACGCCGGGTTCAGCCGCGCGCCCGCCGCCGGGCAGAGTGCCCCCGCGCCGCGCCGGGTCGCGGTGGTGATCGCGATGGAGATCGAGCCGAGTGCCCATCTGCACCTGGCCCGGCACGGCCTGGGCGAGCGGTTGGGCGAGCGGCTGGCCGCCGCCGGGATCGAACTGACGGAGCGTCAATTCGATAAGCTGGTCGCACTGGCCAGGGACGGCGTGCACGAGCCGATCGTCGCCAACGAGGTGCTCAGCTACATCGGCAACATCATGGCCAGCCGGATCTCCGCGCTGTGGAACTTCACCGGCCCGAGCTTCACCCTCTCCGCCGAGGGCGCCGGCACCGCGCAAGCGCTGCAGAGTGCCCGGCTGCTGCTGCTCGATCCGAGCGTCGAGGCGGTGCTGGTCGGCGCCGTCGACCTGGCCGGCTCGCCGGAGAGCCTGCTGCTGCGGGCCACCGCCCCGGTGGACGGGGCCGGGTTGAGCTTCGGGGCGGGCAGCCGGGGCTGGCGGATCGGCGAGGGCGCGGGCGCGGTGCTGCTCACCCGCCCCGGTGAGGGCGCCCGCCCCGCCTACGCCCGGCTGGACGCGGTCGCCGTGCGGCACGCCGAGCCGGTGGCCGGCGTGCTGCCCGAGGCGGACGCCGACGCGCTGGCCTCGGCCGCCACCGAGGCGCTGGCCGAGGCCGGGATCACGGCCTCGGCGATCGGCTACCTGGAGGCGCACGCGGGCGGCACCGAGGCCCAGGACCGGGCCGAACTGACCGCGCTGGCCCGGGTCTACCCGGCCGGCGGCGCCGAGTTCGCGCTCGGCAGCGCCAAGGCGCAGCTCGGCGACACCCAGGGCGCGGCCGCGATGGCCGGGCTGCTGCGGGCGGTCTTCTGCCTGCACCACGGCTACCTGCCCGGGGTGCCCGGCTGGGAGCGGCCCGCGCCCGAGCTGGCCGAGCTGCTCGCCCGCGGCGGCGGCCACCTGCCGGAGCGCTCGCGGCCCTGGCTGCGCGCGCACCGGGACGGGCGGCGGCACGCGGCGGTCTCCTTCCTGGGGGCCGGCGGCGCGCACGGGCACCTGGTGCTCTCCGCCGAGCGGACCAGCGGCGCGCTGGAAGAGAGCCGCTGGCAGCAGGCCGGCGGCCCGGTGCTGCTGGCGCTCGGCGCGGCCGACCCGGACGGACTGCTCGCCGAACTGGACCGCCACCGCGCGCTGCTGGCCGAGGGCGCGGACCCGTTCGCGCTCGCCCGGCAGGCCGCCGGGCACCTGGTGCCGAACGGCCCGCGGGTGGTGCTGGTCGGCCGGGACAACGCCGAGCTGCTGGGCCAACTGGAGCCCGCCCTGCGGGACCTGCCGCAGGCGCTGGCCAAGGGTGAGGACTGGGCGACCCCGGCGGGCAGCTTCTTCGCGGCCAGCCCGATCGGGCCCGAGGGCAAGGTCGCGCTGGTCTACCCGGGCGCGGTCAACTCCTACCCGGGCCTGGGGCGCGACCTGTTCCGGGCCTTCCCCGGGCTGCTGGAGCGCTTCGAGGCCGAGGCGGCCACCCCGGACCTGACCTTCCGCACCGCCCGGCTGCACCCGCGCGGCCAGGTGACACCCGGCCGGCGCGAGTTGATGGCGCTGGAGGCGGAGCTGGCCGAGGACCTGCCGTTCATGCTGGCCACCGGCACCACCTTCGCGATGCTGCACACCGACCTGGTGCGCGAGATCCTCGGGGTGCGGGTGCACGGCGCCTTCGGCTACAGCCTGGGCGAGTCCAGCATGCTCTTCGCCACCGGGGCCTGGCGGCGCGACGCCCGCCGGGACGACCGGATCAGCGCCACCCCGCTCTTCAAGGACCGGCTGAACGGGCCGCGCCGCACCGTGCGCGAGCTGTGGGACCTGCCGGCGGGCACACCCGACGCGGCGGTCTGGCGCAGCTTCGTGCTGCTCACCGACGCCGGGTCGGTCCGTGCGGCGCTGCCGCGCCACGACCGGGTCTTCCTGACCCACGTCAACACCCCGGGCGAGCTGGTGGTGGCCGGCGACCCGGCGCAGTGCCGGGCGCTGATCGAGGAGTTGGGCTGCCCGGCGGCCCGCTCACCGGTCAGCGGTGTGATGCACTGCCCGGTCGTGGACGGCGAACTGGCCGCCCTGGCCGAGCTGAACAGCCACCCGACCGGCCCCGGGGGCACCGTGCCCGGCGGCCTGGAACTACTCAGCGCCTACGACTACGCGCCGGTCTCGCGGATCGAGCAGGCGCGGCTCGCCGACCGGATCGCGCACACCCTGCGCAGCACCATCGACTTCCCGAAGCTGGTGCGCACCGCCTACGACCGGGGCTTCCGCTACTTCATCGAGGTCGGCCCGAGCGCCACCTGCACCCGCTGGGTGCGCGAGACCCTCGGCGAGGCGGCGCACGTCGCCGTCTGCGCCGACCGGCGGGGCGTGCCGACGGTGCGCGCGGTGGCCCAGCTGGTGGCCAGGCTGGTCGCGCACGGGGTGCCGGTGGACCTGGCCGCGCTGCTCGGCAGCGAGCCGGTGCCCTCCGCATCCGCATCCGTATTCGCGACCGCGACCGCGACCGCGACCGCTGCCACTGCCGCTGGCCGCCCGGCCCGGCTGCTGGTGCCGGTGGGCGGTGGCGCCTCGATCCCCGAGCGGGTCGCGGCCGGCGCCCGCGCGGTGCTGGGCGCGCGGGTCGCCGTGCCCGCTGAACCCGTCCTGGTGGGGGCCGGGGCCACGGGCCGGTCCGTCCCGCTGCCCGTCCCGCTGCCCGCCCCGCTGCCCGCCCCCCGACCGGCCGCCCGTCTTCCGCTGGAGGAGCCCGTCCCGATGCCTGCCGACCCGTCCGTCGCCGACCCGGAGGCGATCGCCTTCGACGGTGAGCCGATCGCCTTCCTGCCCTGGACCGAGCCCGCAGCCGAGCCCGTCGCCGGGTCCGCAGCCGTCCCCGCCGCCGAGCTCCCCGCCCCGCCCGCCGCGGTGGCTGTCGCGGGCCGGACCGCGCGCCCCCAGGCCCCGGCCGCCACCACCGCAGCCGCCCTGGTCCGGGAGCTGCGCGAGCAGCTGATGAGCACCCACTCCGTGGTGATGGAGACCCAGCGGGTGCTGCAGGAGAGCACCCTGGCCCGCGCCGAGTCCCTGCTCGCCGAGCCCGCCGCCGCCCCGCCCCCCGCCGTGCTGCGGCCCGCCCCCGCCGAGCCGCTCGCGCTCACCCCGGCGCCGCAGGCCCCGGGCGTGCTCTGGGACCAGGCGGACCTGCTGGAGTTCGCCACCGGCTCGCTGGCCAAGGTCTTCGGCCCGCGCTTCGCCGAGATCGACGGCTACGCCAAGCGGGTGCGGCTGCCCGCGCCGCCGTACCACTTCGTCACCAGGGTCACCGCGCTGGAGGCGGAGACCGGGGTCTACCAGCCCTCGTTCATCCGCACCGAGTACGACGTGCCCGAGGACGCCTGGTACACCGTGGACGGCGGGGTGCCGCCGGCGGTGGCGATCGAGGCCGGGCAGTGCGACCTGCTGCTGATCAGCTACCTGGGCATCGACTTCCGGAACAAGGGGGAGCGGGTCTACCGCCTGCTGGACAGCACCCTGGTCTTCCACGGCGACCTGCCCAGGGCCGGCCAGACGCTGCGCTACGACATCTCGATCAACCGCTTCGTCACCCAGGGCGACACCACGCTCTTCTTCTTCAGCTACCTCTGCTACGCCGACGGCGAGTTGATCCTCGAACTGAAGGACGCCTCGGCCGGCTTCTTCTCGCAGGCGGAGCTGGACACCCCGCTCGGCGTGGTGATCACCGAGAAGGAGAAGGCCGCCCGCGCGGCGCTGACCAGGACCTGGTTCAAGCCGCTGGCGCGCACCACGAAGAACCTGCTCACCACCGCCGACCTGGAACTGCTCGCCCAGGGCCGCCCGGGTGCCGTCTTCGGCCCCGAGCACGCCCAGGACGAGGGCCTCAACCCGGCGCTGCGGCTGCCGGACGCCCGGCTGCGGATGGTGGACGAGATCAGCATCGACCGCACCGGCGGCCCGCGCGGCCTGGGCGCGCTCAGCGCGGTCAAGCGGCTGGACCCGGACGCCTGGTACTTCGAGTGCCACTTCCCCGACGACCCGGTGCTGGCCGGCTCGCTGGTCGCCGAGGGCGCCGTGCAGGTGCTGCAGGCCTACCTGCTGCACCAGGGCATGCACCTGGTGCTGCCCGACGCCCGGTTCCAGACCATCATCGGCCTGCAGACCGAGGTGCAGGTGCGCGGGCAGATCACCCCGGCGCACCGCGAGATCCGCTACGAGCTGGAGGTGCGGGAGCTGACCCTGCTGCCGCGCCCCTCGGTCGTCGCCGACGTGCTGGTCTACCTGGGCGACAAGCCGGTGATCCGGATGCGCGACTTCGGCATCCAGATCCGGGAGAAGGAGGGCACCCCGTACCGGCCCGAATCCGGCGGCGTCCCGGCCTTCCTGGGCCGGCGCAACCGCTCTGGCGAGCCCGCGATGATCAACGAACTGCACCTGGCGCACGCCGCCAAGGGCGACCTGGGCACCGCGATGGGCCCGGAGTTCGACGTCTACCGCGATCACCGCGCGCCCTACATCCCCAACGGGGACTTCCAGTTCGTGGACCGGATCATGTCGCTCACCGGCACCCGGGGCGAACTGGCCCCCGGCGCCGAGATGGTGACCGAGTACGACTCACCGGCCGACGCCTGGTACTACACCCACAACTCCCATCCGCACCTGCCCAACGCGGTGCTCATGGAGACCTCGCTGCAGGCCGCGATCCTGCTCGGCTACTACCTGGGCGCGACCCTGAAGCAGCCGGACACCGAGTACGCGATCCGCAACCTGGACGGCCGGGCCACCCTGGTCAAGGACCTGGACCTGCGCGGCAGGACCATCCGGCACCGCTCCACCCTGCTGATGACCAGCGCGGTCTCCGGCGCGGTGCTGCAGAACTTCCGCTACGAACTCTCCGCCGACGGCGAGGTGTTCTACACCGGCGAGTCGCTCTTCGGCTACTTCAGCCAGGCCGCGCTCGCCAACCAGGCCGGCCTGGACGCGGGCCGCTACGTGGCCCCCTGGCTGGAGGAGCACCCGGAGGCGCTCGCCAAGCGGATCGAACTGCCCAACGACGTGCCGCGGTTCGAGGACACCGGCCTGCGGCTGCCGGGCGGCCACTTCGATCTGGTGGACCGGGTCGACCTGGTGGCGGACGGCGGCCGGTACGGGCGGGGCTACCTGCACGGCACCCGTGCGGTGCGCCCCGACGAGTGGTACTTCGACTGCCACTTCCACCGCGACCCGGTGATGCCCGGCTCGCTCGGGGTGGAGGCGGTGCTCCAGGCGCTGCGCCTCTTCGCGCTGGACCAGGGCCTGGCCGAGGGGCTGGCCGACCCGTGCTTCGCGCTCGCCACCGACATCGAGATGAGCTGGAAGTACCGGGGCCAGATCCTGCGCGAGGACCGGGAGCTGCGCTTCGACGTGCACCTCAAGGAGATCCGGCGCGAGGCCGACCGGATCGTGCTGATCGCGGACGCCGAGCTGTGGAAGCCGGGCCTGCGGATCTACCAGCTGACCGACGTGGCCATCGAGGTCCGCGCCCAATGA